In Drosophila teissieri strain GT53w chromosome 2R, Prin_Dtei_1.1, whole genome shotgun sequence, the following proteins share a genomic window:
- the LOC122612438 gene encoding uncharacterized protein LOC122612438: MLANSERPTASRQLTLAGQRVGGGRTTYSSSGTSYGFCFISQLAGSYQRQHCKNSGPLERDCVLNAECMRDFLAIRADHAPKSHYMWKGLS, encoded by the coding sequence ATGCTGGCAAACAGCGAGCGGCCCACTGCAAGTCGGCAATTAACCTTGGCTGGACAAAGAGTTGGCGGCGGCAGAACGAcctacagcagcagcggtaCGAGTTATGGATTTTGTTTTATCAGTCAGCTGGCAGGCAGCTACCAACGGCAACACTGCAAGAATTCGGGGCCACTTGAACGAGATTGTGTCTTAAATGCTGAATGTATGAGGGACTTCTTGGCCATTCGTGCTGACCACGCTCCAAAGAGCCATTACATGTGGAAAGGGCTTAGTTGA